CACTGAAGATCGGTCAGCGGAGGGTGTAAGCGGTATAAGATCCGGCGAAGTACCGATCGTCAGGCGTGGCGGCTACGAGGGCGTCTGGGAGGATTATGCCAGTTAATCTCGGGTGGGCGGGCGAGGTGTCAGGCGGGCTCCATAAGTAGACCCAATTGGGGCGGGCAGCGAACAATGCGGCGATGTGCTGCGGGCGGGCAGTCAATAAGCAGAGGCTGGGGACTACGTCAGGCGGCGACGGCTGTGCGGGCGGGCTATCTAACGGATCGGGCAATCCGGGCGTGCCAAGCGGGCTGGCTATAATGCGGGCGGGCCCATTATGTacgcgggcggcggcgagcggGACAGCGGCGAGCGTGCCAGCGAGCGGGCGGAGCAGGGCGAGACGGGCGtcgagcgcgagcgcaaGGGTCCAGTGGTCGCAGAAGGCTGCGTCATGCACGAACGGCAGCTggagctgcgcgagcggcGCGGGCTGCCCGTCGACGTGCAGGCTgagcgcgctgcggcgcgtGAACGGGCAGCTGAGCACGACGGCGAACACGTTGCCCAGCCGCGCCGCGAAGTGGCGCCCAGCGCTGCTGCCGAGGCGGAcggcctgctgcagccgcaCGGCCCCGTCCGCGCCAAGCTCGTACGTGTTGAAGAAGAGCTGCTCGGTCGCGGTGGCCTTATCCAACTGCCGCACAAACACTTGAAAAGCGCGGGCGCCGACAACGTAGATGGCCCCGTCATCCGCGTTCGTCTGCACACAGCCCAGTgtgcgctgccgccgcgtGTCCACGCAGTGCACGCGCCCACCCACCCCGTCCATCGCCACGATAATCCCGTCCTGCCACAGTACCTCGAAGCGCGCCACGCCATACGCCACGCTGACCACTGCCTGCTCTGTCCGCCGCCGCGTAGCGAGCTGCACCGTCTGGAGCTGGAACGCGCGCTCGGCATACACCACCAGGTGCACGGCGTCCTCGCTGAAGTTGCACCGCACCTGCCCTACCACGGGCCACTTTTCCACCGCCTCATTCCCGTGGAACAGACACGCGTGGCCCGCGTGCACAAGC
This is a stretch of genomic DNA from Eremothecium gossypii ATCC 10895 chromosome VI, complete sequence. It encodes these proteins:
- a CDS encoding AFL173Cp (NOHBY613; No homolog in Saccharomyces cerevisiae; Syntenic homolog of Kluyveromyces lactis KLLA0F06512g), which encodes MRGWGNVWYSGPWALLVHAGHACLFHGNEAVEKWPVVGQVRCNFSEDAVHLVVYAERAFQLQTVQLATRRRTEQAVVSVAYGVARFEVLWQDGIIVAMDGVGGRVHCVDTRRQRTLGCVQTNADDGAIYVVGARAFQVFVRQLDKATATEQLFFNTYELGADGAVRLQQAVRLGSSAGRHFAARLGNVFAVVLSCPFTRRSALSLHVDGQPAPLAQLQLPFVHDAAFCDHWTLALALDARLALLRPLAGTLAAVPLAAARVHNGPARIIASPLGTPGLPDPLDSPPAQPSPPDVVPSLCLLTARPQHIAALFAARPNWVYLWSPPDTSPAHPRLTGIILPDALVAATPDDRYFAGSYTAYTLR